One window of Treponema denticola genomic DNA carries:
- a CDS encoding type II restriction endonuclease, with translation MIKGFKKFLDTLSDTNASLNSFTDFSKVRENTAKIEIKLNQLNYLIGKTDLPKAIKEVYNENPAAFEVLGILIAVRDNNKKVLNDDGKTVFLKTYFTSLQNIIEYIEKTGLAYILKNKSITNLVDYVFGIEVGLDTNARKNRGGDNMANLVAQTFIKSGITFKREVNSSEFDDIKSLGQDLKRFDFAVSSKKKTYLIETNFYNVGGSKLNEVARSYSEIAPKINKYPNYEFVWITDGTGWLSAKNKLEEAYSIIPSIYNLANIKNFIQKLKSEM, from the coding sequence ATGATAAAAGGTTTCAAAAAATTTTTAGATACTTTAAGCGATACCAATGCAAGCTTAAATTCTTTTACCGACTTTTCTAAAGTAAGGGAAAATACTGCAAAAATAGAAATAAAATTAAACCAATTAAATTACTTAATAGGCAAAACCGACCTGCCAAAAGCAATAAAAGAAGTATATAATGAAAATCCTGCAGCATTTGAAGTGCTCGGTATACTCATTGCCGTCAGAGATAATAATAAAAAAGTTTTAAATGATGACGGAAAAACTGTCTTTTTAAAAACTTATTTTACATCACTTCAAAATATAATTGAATATATCGAGAAAACAGGATTAGCCTATATCCTAAAAAACAAATCGATTACCAATCTTGTTGACTATGTTTTCGGAATTGAAGTAGGCCTTGATACAAATGCAAGAAAAAACAGGGGCGGAGATAATATGGCAAATTTGGTTGCTCAAACCTTTATCAAATCGGGGATAACTTTTAAAAGAGAAGTAAACAGTTCTGAATTTGATGATATTAAAAGCCTTGGCCAAGATTTAAAAAGGTTTGATTTTGCCGTTTCATCAAAGAAAAAAACATATCTTATTGAAACAAATTTTTATAATGTAGGCGGTTCTAAATTAAACGAAGTAGCAAGATCCTATTCAGAGATTGCACCGAAAATAAATAAATATCCAAATTATGAATTTGTTTGGATCACTGATGGAACAGGCTGGCTCTCTGCAAAAAATAAATTGGAAGAAGCATATTCAATTATTCCAAGTATTTATAATCTTGCAAATATTAAGAATTTTATACAAAAACTAAAAAGTGAAATGTAA
- a CDS encoding DNA-methyltransferase, with protein sequence MLKAFYKSKNHDFNLLHGDCIELLKNLDFQFDMIFADPPYFLSNDGISVQSGKQVSVNKGPWDKSQGFFKDNEFNYKWISICREKLKENGTIWISGTYHNIFSAAQVLTELNFRILNCVTWAKTNPPPNLSCKFFTHSTEFILWARKNKKITHFYNYELMKQINGGTQMRDLWSLPAIAKWEKSCGKHPTQKPLHLLARIILASTTPAAWILDPFTGASTTGIASSLLDRRFLGIDKEIEFLEISKKRREEIDDAQIREEYKKRIYKYSNKPIQNIIEIKNKEPYYGIDLPIV encoded by the coding sequence ATGTTAAAAGCCTTTTATAAATCAAAGAATCATGATTTTAATCTTCTACATGGAGACTGTATAGAACTGCTTAAGAACTTAGATTTTCAGTTTGACATGATTTTTGCCGATCCTCCTTATTTTTTATCCAATGACGGCATCTCTGTCCAAAGCGGAAAACAAGTCAGTGTAAATAAAGGACCTTGGGATAAATCACAAGGATTTTTCAAGGACAATGAATTCAATTATAAATGGATAAGTATTTGCAGAGAAAAATTAAAAGAAAACGGTACAATTTGGATTTCGGGTACATATCATAATATTTTTTCTGCCGCACAAGTACTTACAGAATTAAATTTTAGGATATTAAATTGTGTTACATGGGCAAAGACAAACCCTCCGCCTAACCTTTCCTGCAAATTCTTTACCCATTCTACAGAATTTATTCTTTGGGCAAGAAAAAATAAAAAAATTACTCATTTTTATAATTATGAGCTTATGAAGCAAATAAACGGCGGAACACAAATGAGGGATTTATGGAGCTTACCGGCTATAGCAAAATGGGAAAAATCATGCGGCAAACACCCCACACAAAAACCTCTTCATTTATTAGCAAGAATAATTCTTGCATCGACAACTCCTGCTGCATGGATTTTAGATCCGTTTACAGGGGCAAGCACGACAGGAATTGCATCAAGCCTATTGGATAGGCGGTTTTTAGGAATTGATAAAGAAATAGAATTTTTAGAAATTTCAAAAAAAAGAAGAGAAGAAATTGATGATGCTCAAATCAGAGAGGAATATAAAAAGAGGATTTACAAATACTCAAACAAGCCTATACAAAACATCATAGAAATAAAAAACAAAGAGCCGTATTACGGTATTGATTTACCTATAGTTTAA